TGAGCTTTCCTGCCGGCTCGGATGACTGCGGCAGCCGGCGGGGTTATACGAGGCTATACTGCGGTCAGCCCCGTCCGCGCCGTCGAGAGCGCCGCGTGGGCCGCGCCGGAAGGCCGTTGTCCGCAGTCCCGTGCCCGCAATTTCCGGTCTGGATGCGTCTACCCGATCAACGACAACCGGAGAGTGAGGGCCATGAGGAAACTGATGGATTTTAAAATACTGGCACTGTGTCTGGGCGCACTGTCGACGGCCTCGGTAAGCGCCGCCGGGGACGCCGCGGCGGGACACGCCAAGGCCTTCGCCTGCATGGGGTGTCACGGCGTTCCGAGCTATACCAACGTCTATCCCACCTATCACGTGCCCAAGCTGGGCGGACAGCATGCGCAATATCTGGTCACTGCACTTACCGAATACAAGAACGGCCAGCGCAGCCATACCACCATGCACGCCCAGGCAGCCAGCCTGAGCGAGCAGGACATAGAAGACATTGCGGCTTACTTCGAGGCTGCCAAGGACTAGAGCCTGTCGGACTTGAGACTGATCTACTGCGCCGGCGGGAGAGCTGCCCAGCGCATCCATCCCTCCTCTACAGGTACGTGACATGAAAACATCCGCACTCATCGTCCTTGGCCTTGCCCTCATCGGCGTATCGAATCTTGCCCATGCGGCCGGCGACGCCGCTGCCGGGAAGCAGAAGTCTGCCACCTGCACCGCCTGCCACGGTGCCGATGGCAACAGCACCGATCCACAATATCCGCGTCTCGCGGGACAGCACGCCAGCTATCTCGAACGCGCCC
This window of the Gammaproteobacteria bacterium genome carries:
- a CDS encoding c-type cytochrome is translated as MRKLMDFKILALCLGALSTASVSAAGDAAAGHAKAFACMGCHGVPSYTNVYPTYHVPKLGGQHAQYLVTALTEYKNGQRSHTTMHAQAASLSEQDIEDIAAYFEAAKD
- a CDS encoding cytochrome c, with translation MKTSALIVLGLALIGVSNLAHAAGDAAAGKQKSATCTACHGADGNSTDPQYPRLAGQHASYLERALLDYQSGARKNPIMAAFAAPLSGTDIADLTAYFSSQTGLVTPVLPRLVPR